CAACCGCGCCAAAGATGAGTTTTTATCGATTCTCTCCCACGAACTGCGGAACCCACTTAATTCTATGCTGGGCTGGTCGAAGTTATTACAGAAGAAGCAATTTGATCAAGCGACAATTAATAAGGGGTTAGCAGCCATTGAGCGCAGCGCCCAAGCTCAAGCTCATCTAATTACGGATTTGTTAGACATCTCCCGCATTAGTGCCGGGAGGCTGCGGATGGATGCTCAAGAACTTGATCTGGTCTCCGTAATTGAATCTGCTATGGAAGTTGTCAGTTTCTCCGCAGAAGCCAAAAATATTCAAATTGAATCCCAGCTAGCTCCTGCACCCAGAAGTATGGTAGGCGATGCAAATCGCTTACAACAGGTGTTTTGGAATTTACTTTCTAACGCGATTAAATTCACGCCCAACGGGGGTAAAGTTAGCATCACCCTAAATTACACTGATTTTCAGGCTGAGATTCAAATCAGCGACACTGGTTATGGCATTAGTCCTGACTTTCTTCCCTACGTCTTTGAGCGATTTCGTCAAGCAGATAGTAGCAGAACCCGCTCCAACCCTGGATTGGGACTGGGGCTTTCCATTGTCCGCTATTTGGTAGAACTCCACGGCGGTACAATTGAAGCCGAAAGCCAGGGTGAAGGTCAAGGGGCAACTTTTACCGTCAGGCTACCTCTGCAAGCTCCCCAGCAACAGATATCTCTGCTAATATCCACCGAACCAGGCGCTGAAACAAATCAGTCAGAATTGTCAATGGATGAAATTCCATCTCTGGAAGGAGTGCGGGTCTTAGTCGTAGATGATCAAGCAGATATATGTCAGTTATTTAAAATCGTGCTAGAAGAGTATGGAGCGGAAATTACAGGAGTAGAATCAGCAAGAGAAGCTCTAGCAACACTGATAGCAAACCCTGGTGGGTACGATGTACTTTTATCTGATATTGGTTTACCAGAAGAGGACGGTTATAGCTTAATTCGTCAGGTGAGAGAGTTGAGTCCTGAAGCCGGGGGACAAATTCCCGCCGCCGCTATCACCGCTTATGCTGAATATGCAGACCATACAGAAGCTTTAGCCGCCGGATTTCAAATGCACGTCGCTAAACCCATTCCACCCGCGCAATTATTATCCATCGTCGCGACCTTGGCTGGGAGATTAAAATAGGGGCATTGCTGAAACCAAGGATGAATTTAAGAGAATATAGAACGTCTCTACAGAGGTTTTAACATCATCCAAAATCGGGCGTTGCTGATTTCAAATATGAACTTGTCTCACGCAAAGGCGCAAAGGCGCAAAGGTAGGAAGAAAAATTAAGGTAATTTTGGCATTTCATATTCTGATTCAGCAACGCCCAAAATCGAGTTTATACCTCAAATCAGCAACGCCAAAATAGAACTTCCCAAAAAAACATCCGGCTGACCCTCACACAGCGTCAGCTTCTCAAACTCTCATAACTCTGTGTACTCTGTGCCTCTGTGGTTCGTTCCTCCTAAAAAACACATTTCATCCCAACGCAAGATGTAAAACTTGCACCTCTGCTTGTGGAGAAATCACTGTTTGACCCACAGGCAGAACAGCTAAAGCATTAGTTTGAGCTAAATTAATTAAATTCCCCGAACTGTGACTACCACCGGCTTTGTGAAATTCATAAACTCCATCAATTAAATGCAAGCTACCCCAAATGTATGTTTCTCGCTTGCCGTTGGATTTTAACTCGTGATGCGATCGCACCTGCAAAAATTCCGGTTCCCAACCTCCAGCCAACCCCGAAAGCTTCCGAATCGCTGGTTGCACAAATCGCCAGAAAGTCACCAAAGCCGAAACCGGATTTCCCGGTAAACCAAAGAAGATTGGGGATTGGGGAGTGGGGAGTGGGGAGTGGGGAGTGGGGAAAGTGGCGACAGTGAGGGGTTTACCTGGACTGATAGCTACAGACTGAATATGAATTTCCGCCCCCAGTGATTCCAGGATTTGATCAATATAGTCATAATCGCCTACTGATACACCACCAGACGATAAAACTATATCAGCATGAGTTATGGCATAGGCGATCGCCTCTCTCAAAGCATCTGGATTATCTTGAATAATACCTAACAATAATGGTTCTCCCCCCGTCTCTTTCACCAAAGCAGCTAAAGCGTATTGATTAGAATCGACAATTTGACCAGGTTCCAAAACTTTATCAGGCGTTACCAACTCGTCACCACTAGAAAAAATTGCCACACGGGGACGACGGTAAACACTTAATTCTGCACATTGCGCCGCCGCTAAAACTGCAATTTCTGGAGGATTTAATTTCACTCCTCTGGGTAATAATTGTTTTCCAGCTTGGTAAAAAGCCCCTTTGTGTCTAACAAATTCCTGTGGTTGGGGTGCAGCTAAAATAAATACAAGGTTATCTTCTCGGCGTGTTTTTTCCTGCATCACCACAGTATCCGCCCCCATTGGCATCACTGCACCTGTAAAAATTCGCGCTGCTTGCCCTGGTTGAACTATAGACTGGGGTTGATATCCTGCGGGAATTTCTTCGACAATTTCTAAACTTGTTGGCTGCTGGACATCTTCGTAACGAACTGCGTAGCCATCCATTGCCGAATTATCCCAATGGGGAAAATCTAATTTACTGGTGACAGGAGTGGAAATAATTCGTCTGTCTGCTGCCAATAAATCTATAATTTCTATATCCCGTTGCGGATCTAACGGTTGCACCAAATTTAAAATAATTGCCTCTGCATCGCTAACTGATAGCATGGCCAATGAGTCTGACTTTTTAGGAAAGCATATCATAATGGCAGTATGAGTGATGACACCCAACCAGAGAATGAAGGACAAGACGAATTTGATCCAATAACCGATACTAGAGATTGGTCAGCAGCAGCCACAGAATTAGCTTGTTTTGCCCTAGCTAGAAGCAAAGGTAAGCGATTGGTGAAAATCATCAATACCAAAAAACTAACCATGCCATTTATTTGTATTTTTGAGGACTACCTTGGATGACACCTGTAGCTACCCAAA
This genomic interval from Nodularia sp. LEGE 06071 contains the following:
- the glp gene encoding gephyrin-like molybdotransferase Glp, whose amino-acid sequence is MLSVSDAEAIILNLVQPLDPQRDIEIIDLLAADRRIISTPVTSKLDFPHWDNSAMDGYAVRYEDVQQPTSLEIVEEIPAGYQPQSIVQPGQAARIFTGAVMPMGADTVVMQEKTRREDNLVFILAAPQPQEFVRHKGAFYQAGKQLLPRGVKLNPPEIAVLAAAQCAELSVYRRPRVAIFSSGDELVTPDKVLEPGQIVDSNQYALAALVKETGGEPLLLGIIQDNPDALREAIAYAITHADIVLSSGGVSVGDYDYIDQILESLGAEIHIQSVAISPGKPLTVATFPTPHSPLPTPQSPIFFGLPGNPVSALVTFWRFVQPAIRKLSGLAGGWEPEFLQVRSHHELKSNGKRETYIWGSLHLIDGVYEFHKAGGSHSSGNLINLAQTNALAVLPVGQTVISPQAEVQVLHLALG